One Tetrapisispora phaffii CBS 4417 chromosome 3, complete genome DNA segment encodes these proteins:
- the HUL5 gene encoding ubiquitin-ubiquitin ligase HUL5 (similar to Saccharomyces cerevisiae HUL5 (YGL141W); ancestral locus Anc_2.335): protein MFNFNGQSKRRNINLSTNNRASKKELLAQAQKEREKRALAKKEQNAIIIIQNVLRKVRDTRSVLDTCLKSKDETILVHLIPIFGRRLLSYISKDDLKYILTVSNNYSLSYKNSFYNIKLLEILGSFSDGDEELIIETFNDLNPRFPVSEMFVSQVTNMLLTSYSTSEVIFLSVSKFIRKWNILSSPNSLDLFCLHSDIRKTSDNLMSFYKHLAQYAIFPLHIVDNRHLLNNICIQYSNERGNRSLQLLIAQYLDLSTFNAADYNDLKDIHILFESNYISQLMAYMDLGANKFDALNTIVNYVSLAKCFKTENSILITILAKENFVRSIFNQLIDNSQNTFETKEPIFILFIHLIEVYLLITTDQELLNNRKTITIKELKLFSAKLRDYVFVTLWNPKPDTDSKQTIDISLHLLRQLYLRDTRLKFCATNKDLKFWNSNDKEFLQVNIFKCLEIFEKLYREYILTHSQTSDEHMIDKVAGISSDISINVFEIMKNDSSINLNARQFKKFEILIKTPFFISFEDRVDIFYTFIAFDKHRLSLDSDYNISNNFSIWDTGNEQGVPTVSISRENLLEDAYNAYNNVGEQLKSKISVNFVNEFGPEAGIDGGGISKELLTSVTEEGFNSDKYGLFRTNDNYELYPNPNVTLSKLNLILFLGKIVGKCLYDRVLIDVKFTEFFMKKILNYSNKLISSFDDLSSLDNVLYQNLVKLLNMDSNEVEALELTFEIADENNRQKVIELVPNGSTKKVTKSNILQYIFAIADLKLNRQLYLPCLYFMKGMNMIIAPHWMEIFNPVELQMLISGGDRDIDLEDLRENTIYGGFEQNDRTIQDFWQTLSDFEPSERVKFIKFVTSVPRGPLQGFGSLTPKFGIRNSGTDKDRLPTASTCVNLLKLPNYQDKALLKQKLLYAINSGARFDLS from the coding sequence CAAATAATAGGGCGTCAAAAAAAGAGTTACTGGCCCAGGCTCAAAAGGAAAGAGAGAAAAGAGCCCTTGCAAAGAAAGAACAAAATgctataataataatccaGAATGTATTAAGAAAAGTCAGAGATACGAGATCGGTGTTAGACACTTGTTTAAAATCTAAAGATGAAACAATATTAGTTCATCTAATCCCTATTTTCGGTAGAAGGCTACTGTCATATATTAGTAAAGATGAtctgaaatatattttaactgtatcaaataattatagTCTGAGCTATAAAAATTcgttttataatattaagcTACTAGAAATATTAGGTAGTTTCAGTGACGGTGACGAGgaattaataatagaaacCTTCAATGATCTGAATCCAAGATTTCCAGTGTCTGAAATGTTCGTTTCGCAAGTAACTAATATGTTATTAACATCATATTCTACAAGTGAGgtcatatttttatctgttagcaaatttattagaaaatggaatatattatcatcCCCGAACAGCTTGGACCTATTTTGTCTTCACAGTGACATCAGAAAAACATCTGATAACTTGATGTCATTTTATAAACATTTAGCACAATATGCTATATTTCCATTACACATTGTTGATAATCGTCATTTATTGAACAATATCTGCATTCAATATAGTAATGAAAGGGGTAACAGGTCTTTACAATTGCTCATTGCACAGTACTTAGATTTATCAACTTTTAATGCAGCAGATTATAACGATCTAAAGGATATTCATATCTTGTTTGAGAGCAATTACATATCTCAACTTATGGCTTACATGGATCTGGGAGCGAATAAATTTGATGCATTAAACACAATTGTTAATTATGTTTCTCTAGCaaaatgtttcaaaacTGAAAACTCCATtttaattacaatattaGCGAAAGAGAATTTCGTAAGATCAATATTTAACCAACTTATTGATAATTCACAGAATACATTTGAAACTAAGGAGCCtattttcatattattCATACATTTAATAGAGGTTTATTTACTAATAACTACAGACCAAGAATTGcttaataatagaaaaacTATCACCATAAAGGAATTAAAACTGTTCTCTGCTAAACTAAGAGATTATGTTTTTGTTACTTTATGGAACCCGAAACCTGATACCGATAGTAAACAGACtattgatatttcattaCATTTACTAAGACAACTTTATCTCAGAGATACCAGATTAAAATTTTGTGCTACTaataaagatttaaagTTTTGgaattcaaatgataaagaatttttacaagtcaatatatttaaatgcCTAGAGATTTTTGAAAAGCTCTATAGGGAATATATTCTGACGCACTCACAAACTAGTGATGAACATATGATAGATAAAGTTGCTGGGATTTCAAGTGATATCAGTATAAATGTTTTCGAAATTATGAAGAATGACTCAAGTATCAACCTAAACGCCAGAcagtttaaaaaatttgaaatattaataaagacaccattttttatttcctTTGAGGATCGAGTGGATATCTTTTATACCTTTATTGCTTTTGATAAGCACAGATTAAGCTTAGACTCagattataatatatctaaCAATTTCTCTATATGGGATACTGGAAATGAACAAGGGGTGCCTACAGTTAGTATTTCTAGAGAAAATTTACTAGAAGACGCATATAATGCTTACAATAACGTAGGTGAACAATTAAAGTCTAAGATATCAGTgaattttgtaaatgaGTTTGGACCTGAAGCTGGTATAGATGGAGGTGGTATTTCGAAAGAACTGTTGACTAGTGTTACCGAAGAAGGGTTTAATAGCGATAAATATGGACTGTTTCGAACTAACGATAACTATGAACTTTATCCAAATCCAAATGTGACACTGtctaaattaaatttgatattatttctgGGTAAAATTGTCGGTAAGTGTCTATATGATAGAGTTCTTATAGATGTGAAATTTACAGAATTTTTCatgaaaaaaattctaaattaCTCAAACAAACttatttcatcatttgatGATTTGTCAAGCTTGGATAACGTTCTGTACCAAAATTTAGTTAAGTTATTGAATATGGATTCAAATGAAGTTGAAGCATTAGAATTGACTTTTGAAATTGCAGATGAAAACAATCGACAAAAAGTTATTGAATTAGTTCCAAATGGATCAACTAAAAAAGTCACTAAGTCCAATATTTTACAGTATATTTTTGCCATTGCTGATCTCAAATTAAACAGGCAACTATATCTTCCGTGTTTATATTTCATGAAAGGCATGAATATGATTATAGCACCTCATTGGATGGAGATATTTAATCCAGTCGAACTTCAAATGTTAATATCAGGTGGTGATAGGGATATTGATTTGGAAGATCTACGTGAAAACACTATATATGGAGGGTTTGAGCAAAATGATCGCACAATCCAAGATTTTTGGCAGACTTTGTCAGATTTTGAACCATCTGAAAGAGTGAAGTTCATAAAATTTGTGACCTCAGTGCCAAGGGGACCTTTACAAGGATTTGGATCACTAACCCCAAAATTTGGTATTAGAAATTCTGGAACAGATAAGGACAGACTTCCCACAGCATCTACATGtgttaatttattgaaacttCCAAATTATCAAGATAAAGCACTactaaaacaaaaattactGTACGCAATCAATTCAGGAGCAAGATTCGATCTTTCTTAA